Proteins from one Oscillatoria nigro-viridis PCC 7112 genomic window:
- a CDS encoding hybrid sensor histidine kinase/response regulator, which translates to MTSESLDRGTILIVDDTPTNLGSVLDFLTASGFTVWVARSGSSALKKVQYCQPDLILLDVLMPEMDGFKTCQNLKANDLTKDIPVIFMTALDDTESKVKGFNVGGVDYITKPLQQEEVLARAITHLNLRNLTKKLQAQIVERERAQADLQVLAQQLEMRVEQRTAALSQTNERLKQEAAERKLAEAALQASEARERQKALQLENSLHELKQVQSQLIQSEKMSGLGQLVAGVAHEINNPINFIYGNLSYALEYSKTLVAILDLYEKHYPNPAPDIQAEIAASELDYLKDDLPKMFKSMYLGADRIREIVLSLRLFARQEGYEMRSVNLHEGMDSTLMILQSRLKFNSDRPSIEVVRDYCPNLPEVDCYGGEMNQVFMNVLANAIDAIDEWNTQRSLEEIKANPSVIRISTEVTSNNCVAVRIVDNGPGISEEIRRHVFNPFFTTKPPGKGTGIGLSISWQIVVEKHRGSLGCISAPDGGTEFTIEIPIRQESPVLSLSA; encoded by the coding sequence ATGACTAGCGAATCTTTAGACAGAGGAACCATTTTAATTGTGGATGATACGCCCACTAATCTGGGTTCAGTATTGGATTTTTTGACCGCATCAGGCTTCACTGTTTGGGTGGCTCGCAGTGGGTCTAGCGCTCTCAAAAAAGTGCAATATTGCCAGCCGGATTTAATTTTGTTGGATGTTCTGATGCCAGAAATGGACGGATTTAAAACCTGTCAAAATCTCAAAGCAAATGACTTAACTAAAGATATCCCAGTCATTTTTATGACAGCGCTGGACGATACAGAAAGCAAAGTCAAAGGCTTTAATGTGGGGGGAGTTGATTATATCACTAAGCCCCTGCAACAGGAAGAAGTTTTAGCTCGGGCTATCACGCACCTGAATCTGCGAAATCTAACTAAAAAGCTTCAGGCGCAAATTGTCGAGCGCGAGCGAGCGCAAGCCGACTTACAAGTTTTGGCACAACAGCTAGAGATGCGAGTAGAACAGCGCACCGCTGCACTTTCCCAAACGAATGAACGCCTCAAGCAGGAGGCTGCTGAACGCAAGCTTGCAGAAGCAGCTTTGCAAGCTTCGGAAGCGCGAGAGCGGCAAAAAGCCCTACAGCTCGAAAATTCCCTGCACGAACTCAAGCAGGTGCAAAGCCAGCTAATTCAGAGCGAAAAAATGTCCGGGCTAGGCCAACTCGTGGCTGGCGTAGCTCATGAAATCAATAATCCAATTAATTTTATTTATGGAAATCTTTCCTATGCTCTAGAATATTCAAAAACTTTGGTCGCTATCCTTGACCTCTACGAAAAGCACTATCCTAATCCGGCTCCAGATATACAAGCAGAAATCGCCGCCAGCGAGCTAGATTATCTCAAAGACGACTTGCCTAAAATGTTCAAGTCGATGTACTTAGGAGCCGATCGCATCCGCGAAATCGTTTTATCTTTGCGCCTCTTCGCACGGCAAGAAGGATATGAAATGAGATCGGTCAACCTTCACGAAGGGATGGACAGCACGCTGATGATTTTACAGAGCAGGCTAAAATTTAACTCAGACCGCCCCTCGATTGAAGTGGTGCGGGACTATTGCCCAAACCTGCCCGAAGTGGACTGTTATGGGGGAGAAATGAATCAGGTATTTATGAATGTACTTGCAAATGCGATCGATGCTATTGACGAGTGGAACACGCAGAGATCGCTAGAAGAAATTAAAGCGAATCCTAGCGTGATTCGGATTAGCACAGAAGTAACAAGCAACAATTGCGTAGCTGTCCGAATTGTGGACAATGGGCCAGGGATCTCGGAAGAGATTCGCCGCCACGTATTTAACCCGTTTTTTACGACAAAACCCCCCGGTAAGGGCACAGGGATTGGGTTGTCAATTAGCTGGCAAATTGTAGTGGAAAAACACCGGGGAAGCTTGGGGTGTATTTCTGCACCAGACGGGGGAACAGAGTTTACTATTGAGATTCCGATTCGGCAGGAGTCTCCTGTCTTGTCGCTGTCAGCTTGA